In the genome of Candidatus Ornithobacterium hominis, the window CTTTCTAAATGAAGAAGCAAAAAAAAGTTGAAAAAAAACAGCAAAAATTTAATTAAGAAAAGAATAAATCAATAAAATATTAACCAAAAAAATAAAACAAATGAAGAAATTATTATTTTCTTTAGCCGTATTATCAGCGGTTGCGGTCACCGCTCAGGTGGGCATTAACACAGATACTCCACAGGCGACATTAGACATCAGCGCAAAAGGCAAACAAGAAGGTGACTTGCGCATAGAAGGTGTTGATAGATTATACGGAGTTGATTGGATTCTGACTTGGGATGAAAAAGACAAAAAGGTAAGAAAAATGTCGATTAAAGACATAGAGTGGGATATAAAAAATAGAGAGATAATTGATTACATTAAGGGTGCGGTAAAAAATCCAAATGAGGTCATAGAAAAGATAAGAAAATGCCCTGAAGATAGATTAGTATATGATAAATTATTTAGGAAAGATAATGGCAAGCATGATTTTGTGTATTGCGCTACAATTGTAACTGGTAAAGTGAACGATAAAGAATACAAAAGAACATGGCTCAACCTCAACCTTGGTGCAGAATACGCCAACATCCATAGTCCTCATTTTGAACCTACCGTTAGTAAAACAGGCACAGATGCCCATAATGAGGCTAAAACCTACGGTTCATTATACCAATGGCAGCGAGCGAGTGATGGGCATGAGTTTAGGGGTTCACAAGTTACCGATAAAAAAGCCTCAAGTTGGACAGAAACAGACGAAGCAGCAGGGAAGTTTATTACTTCTGACGATGGTCATTGGGTAAGTAATCCTTCACCAGACCTTAACTTGTGGCAAGGAGGAGCAGACAGAGTTAATAACCCTTGCCCGTCAGGTTACCATGTTCCGACTATGGAGGAGTGGAAGGAATTACTCAATGCTGTAGGAAGTAATAATCAAATGTATACACAGAATAAGTTGCCAAACCTTGTAGCTGCTGGCATCATCCATCACCGTGACAGTACGCTGGTCCTCGAGGGTTCTCACGGGTACTACTGGAGTAGCTCTGCTTACGACGACAGTAGCTACGCTCACGCCATGTACTTCCTCCCTGGCAGCGGTACGATCGACTTCAACTACCGATCTGAAGGGCTTAGCGTGCGTTGTATTAAGAGTAATTAAACGTTTATTTAAAATCAGAAAATCATCAATTAAAATTAAAGGCTTAGAGAAAAATTTTTTAAGCCTTAAAAAATTTTTCTCTAAGGCTTAATTTTTTTTAGATAAAAAAATCAGTTAAAAACCAAACCAATTTTTCTTTTTCTTAGTTTCAGCCTCTAGCCCGTCGTCGTTTAATGAAAATTCAACCTTGTTTTTGATGATATGATACACTTCTCCCCAGCCTGGGAATCCCCCTAGATTTCTGTCATCTATGAATAAATCGGCATTTAATTTCCGGCTCGCTTCTGAAGGATCGTAATTCTCTCCTTCAAAACTATTATTCACTGCGTAAAATTCTATGCCGTTTTTTCTACAAAACTCTATGGCTTCATCTAAAGTTTTGCCATGACGATAAGTCCACAGAATTAGGCGATGCCCATCTTCTTGTAGTTTTTTTAAAGTTTCAAAAGCAAACATTTTAGCTCTCCCAACGCTTGGGTAAGCATCCTCTACGATGGTCCCGTCAAAATCAACCGCTATAATTTTACTCTCGAGTTTCATATTTTCTCTATAATGATGTTTCCATTCATTTCTTTAGGAATTTCCACGCCCATGTAATTTAAAATACTTGGTGCTAAATCACCTAATTTTCCATTTTTTAATTTAATATTTTCATCTTCTTTCGTCAAAAAGAAAAAAGGTACAGGAGAGGTAGTGTGTTGTGTATTGGGGCTACCATCTTCGTTAATCATCAAATCTGAATTTCCGTGGTCGGCAATGATGGCTACAGCGTAGTCGTTTTCCAAGGCCACATTGCAAATAGCCTCGGCACATTGGTCTACAACCTCACAAGCCTTCATTGCAGCTTCAAAAACACCCGTATGCCCCACCATATCAGCATTGGCAAAATTTAGACAAATGAAGTCAGCTTCTTTTTTATTCAACTCTGGAATGATTTTGTCTCGAATGTCAAAAGCTGACATTTCTGGTTTCAAATCATAGGTTGCCACATCTTTAGGCGATGGGCAGAGAATTCTAGATTCACCGTTGAATGCTTCCTCTTTTCCGCCAGAGAAGAAGAAAGTCACGTGCGGGTATTTCTCTGTTTCAGCAATTCTGATTTGTTTCTTTTGATTTTGGGCTAGAACCTCTCCCATGGTGTTGGTTAACTTGTCTTCATCATACAAAACATGAACTTTATCAAAGGCTTCATCATATTTTGTCATCGACACAAAATACAAATCTAGCGGATGCATGTTTTGCTCAGGGAAGGCAGTTAAAAATAAGGCTTCCGTAATTTGGCGTGGGCGGTCGGTACGGAAATTAAAGAAAATAACGACGTCTCCATCTTTGATTTTTGCAACAGGTGAGCCGTCAGGATTTGTACAAACGATGGGTTTGATGAACTCATCGGTCACATCATTGTCATAAGATTTTTGAATAGCTTCTAATGGTTTTTCTGTCTTTTCACCCACAGCATTGGTCATTACATCATAGGCTAATCTTACTCTTTCCCAGCGATTATCACGATCCATGGCGTAATATCGCCCCACAATACTGGCAAGGCGAGCATTGGCTTGGCTTGCTTTGCTTATGATGTCTTCGATGAATTTTTTACCACTTTTAGGGTCACAATCGCGGCCATCGGTAAAGGCATGAATGTAGCAATTCTTAACTTTAGCTGCGTGAGTCTCGTCCAATAAAGCTTTCAAATGATTGATATGAGAATGCACTCCGCCATCGCTCACTAACCCGATGAGGTGCAGGTCTTTATGATTTTGATTAGCATATTCAAACGCTGCTTGTAGTTCCTTATTTTGCCCTAAAGTTTTATCTTGAATTGCTAAATTAATTTTAGCTAAATTTTGATAAACCACTCGGCCAGCACCAATGTTCATGTGTCCGACTTCAGAATTTCCCATTTGCCCTTCTGGTAAGCCTACAGCGAGTCCAAAAGTCGTCAAATTAGCATGTGGATATTTGATATAGCAATTGTCTATAAATGGAGTCTGGGCTTGAGCAATGGCAGAAACTTTAGGGTTTATGCTTTCTCCCCAGCCATCTAAAATCATTAAAAGGACTTTTTTATTCATTGTTCTAGCTTTTATTGTTTGGCAAATTTAGTAATATCAAGCTTGATTTTCCAATATTTTCAGCCTATAAAATAGCTGATATTTTTTTGGTTAAATTTTCTAACAAAGCTATTTTTTCTTGGGAAATAGCATTTTTCTGATGCGAATCAATATCAATTTGCCCAATATTTACACCATTTTTAAAGATTGGAACGACGATTTCAGACTGCGTATCTATACTGCAAGCCAAATAATTATCCTCAGCAGCAACATCTTGAGAAATGAAGGTTTTGTTGGAGACTGCAACTTGCCCACAAATTCCTTTGCCAAACGGGATTTTAGTATGTTCAGTAGCGGCGCCAGCATATGGGCCTAGATTTAGAATTTGCTGTTCGTTATCTTGAAAATAGAAGCCAACCCAATCAAATCCGTCGATTTCATTCTTGAGCAGCTGGCAGATTTTAAGTAATTTTTCATCTATCGAAGAAGAATTATTAATGATAATATCTATTCTTTTATTAATTTTATCCATCATTTCAATTTTTGTCAAAAATAAATAATTCTTGCCAAATGGAGCTTTGGAAAAAATATAAGATATTGATTTTGCTGATAGGTAAATTTTTTTTCACCTATTTGATTTTAACGCTTTTGTACAGTTGGTATCTCAATCTTTATCTCACAGATTTGAAAATCGCAGACCCTTTCACTGGCTGGGTATCAGATTCTGTAGGGTATCTCATGCGGCTTGTAGGCTTTGATGCTGAAAATCACCAAATAGAAGGAGAAGCTTTTCGCCGCTTCTATCTCGATGGCTTCTATTGCTCAAGCGTGAACGAAGGTTGTAATGCCATTTCAGTAATGATTATTTTTGTCTCTTTTGTGGTAGCTTTTGGCAAAAAATTTATGCCCACGTTTTTATACATTCTCTTAGGGCTTGTTTTGTTGCATATAACCAACCTTTTCCGAATTTCTTTACTAAATTATATTTTCACATACCATCCGCAATACGAGAAGTTTTCGCACGACATTTTATTTCCGCTTATCATTTACGGAATGGTAATTATTCTTTGGTTGATTTGGGTGAGATATTTTTTAATTAACACGAAAGACGATGAAATTTAAATCGAAATATCTTCTCATTTTTTTATTGATAATTATTTTGGCGTCGATTCGCTTTTTTGAGGAAAAACTATTTTACGACCCATTGTTAAATTTTTTCAAGCAGGATTTCATCAACGCTTTATTCCCAGAATTCAATTTACATCATCATTTGTGGAGCGTTAGTCTTCGGTTTTGGTTCAATAGCCTTGTGAGTTTAGCGATTCTATATTTAATCTTTCAGAAAAAGCCTCTTATCAAAATAGCTTTTTTGATGTATGCTATTATTTTCTTAATTTGTTTAAGCCTTTATTATTATTTCATTATAACCGAATTTCAGTGGGGGTTTA includes:
- a CDS encoding GAF domain-containing protein produces the protein MDKINKRIDIIINNSSSIDEKLLKICQLLKNEIDGFDWVGFYFQDNEQQILNLGPYAGAATEHTKIPFGKGICGQVAVSNKTFISQDVAAEDNYLACSIDTQSEIVVPIFKNGVNIGQIDIDSHQKNAISQEKIALLENLTKKISAIL
- the gpmI gene encoding 2,3-bisphosphoglycerate-independent phosphoglycerate mutase, which produces MNKKVLLMILDGWGESINPKVSAIAQAQTPFIDNCYIKYPHANLTTFGLAVGLPEGQMGNSEVGHMNIGAGRVVYQNLAKINLAIQDKTLGQNKELQAAFEYANQNHKDLHLIGLVSDGGVHSHINHLKALLDETHAAKVKNCYIHAFTDGRDCDPKSGKKFIEDIISKASQANARLASIVGRYYAMDRDNRWERVRLAYDVMTNAVGEKTEKPLEAIQKSYDNDVTDEFIKPIVCTNPDGSPVAKIKDGDVVIFFNFRTDRPRQITEALFLTAFPEQNMHPLDLYFVSMTKYDEAFDKVHVLYDEDKLTNTMGEVLAQNQKKQIRIAETEKYPHVTFFFSGGKEEAFNGESRILCPSPKDVATYDLKPEMSAFDIRDKIIPELNKKEADFICLNFANADMVGHTGVFEAAMKACEVVDQCAEAICNVALENDYAVAIIADHGNSDLMINEDGSPNTQHTTSPVPFFFLTKEDENIKLKNGKLGDLAPSILNYMGVEIPKEMNGNIIIEKI
- a CDS encoding FISUMP domain-containing protein; translated protein: MKKLLFSLAVLSAVAVTAQVGINTDTPQATLDISAKGKQEGDLRIEGVDRLYGVDWILTWDEKDKKVRKMSIKDIEWDIKNREIIDYIKGAVKNPNEVIEKIRKCPEDRLVYDKLFRKDNGKHDFVYCATIVTGKVNDKEYKRTWLNLNLGAEYANIHSPHFEPTVSKTGTDAHNEAKTYGSLYQWQRASDGHEFRGSQVTDKKASSWTETDEAAGKFITSDDGHWVSNPSPDLNLWQGGADRVNNPCPSGYHVPTMEEWKELLNAVGSNNQMYTQNKLPNLVAAGIIHHRDSTLVLEGSHGYYWSSSAYDDSSYAHAMYFLPGSGTIDFNYRSEGLSVRCIKSN
- a CDS encoding exosortase F system-associated membrane protein: MKFKSKYLLIFLLIIILASIRFFEEKLFYDPLLNFFKQDFINALFPEFNLHHHLWSVSLRFWFNSLVSLAILYLIFQKKPLIKIAFLMYAIIFLICLSLYYYFIITEFQWGFTAGFYIRRILIQPVLLLLLIPAFWYTEKELRQ
- a CDS encoding BT0820 family HAD-type phosphatase, whose amino-acid sequence is MKLESKIIAVDFDGTIVEDAYPSVGRAKMFAFETLKKLQEDGHRLILWTYRHGKTLDEAIEFCRKNGIEFYAVNNSFEGENYDPSEASRKLNADLFIDDRNLGGFPGWGEVYHIIKNKVEFSLNDDGLEAETKKKKNWFGF
- the xrtF gene encoding exosortase family protein XrtF, encoding MELWKKYKILILLIGKFFFTYLILTLLYSWYLNLYLTDLKIADPFTGWVSDSVGYLMRLVGFDAENHQIEGEAFRRFYLDGFYCSSVNEGCNAISVMIIFVSFVVAFGKKFMPTFLYILLGLVLLHITNLFRISLLNYIFTYHPQYEKFSHDILFPLIIYGMVIILWLIWVRYFLINTKDDEI